A stretch of the Lolium perenne isolate Kyuss_39 chromosome 3, Kyuss_2.0, whole genome shotgun sequence genome encodes the following:
- the LOC139837847 gene encoding phosphoenolpyruvate carboxylase 4-like yields MPDTTDDIAEGISFQAFEDDCRLLGSLLHDVLLRELGPHFIHLFERIRILAQSAATMRGAGMEDTAAVVERQLEAELAAMSLEDSLAIARAFSHYLNLTGIAERYHSAVINDTQLRRLDQTLCG; encoded by the exons ATGCCGGACACAACGGACGACATCGCGGAGGGGATATCCTTCCAGGCGTTCGAGGACGACTGCCGCCTCCTCGGCAGCCTCCTCCACGACGTCCTCCTCCGCGAGCTCGGCCCGCACTTCATTCACCTCTTCGAGCGCATCCGCATCCTCGCCCAG AGCGCGGCCACCATGCGCGGCGCGGGGATGGAGGACACGGCGGCGGTCGTTGAGCGGCAGCTGGAGGCGGAGCTGGCCGCCATGTCGCTCGAGGACTCGCTCGCCATCGCACGCGCCTTCTCCCACTACCTCAACCTCACGGGAATCGCCGAGCGGTACCACAG TGCCGTCATCAATGACACGCAACTACGGCGGCTGGACCAGACGCTCTGCGGCTAG